A genomic window from Solanum stenotomum isolate F172 chromosome 10, ASM1918654v1, whole genome shotgun sequence includes:
- the LOC125842014 gene encoding acyltransferase Pun1-like, whose product MASAALKVLSRASKKLIKPLSPTPLTQKLHKFSLIEQAQTHTYVPFGFFYYNNQLGALCNQPAQISKLLENSLSKNLVSYYPYAGHMKDNAEIDCNDKGVEFLNVHIDAPMSQVLNDQDCNVKDLIFPHGVAWENDSDYGLAVIQLTHFDCGGIAVSTCLSHKIGDACNGLQFSIDWATLTRDPNAKIIPPYYISDTIFPSPPSGPLDSPVVPSILDGCTQKRYIFSSSKVSELRSSVASESHVKNPTPTEVLSALLFKCVAKAVTANSGSFVPSKLIQYADLRGMISPKLPPNSIGNVLSHFSTHISNETDMNLPQIVSLMREEKQLFRTRDNIKENAWALEILELAKGLPPKKKEFDEYTCSSVCKFPFYDVDFGWGKPMAATIATGPYNKLFNLMNYKDDGIEAFVMLDEQDMSVFERDEEFLEFASPYAN is encoded by the coding sequence ATGGCCTCAGCTGCATTAAAAGTTCTATCAAGAGCTTCAAAGAAACTCATCAAACCTCTTTCTCCAACCCCTTTAActcaaaaattgcacaaatTTTCTCTCATTGAACAAGCTCAAACACACACTTATGTACCCTTTGGTTTTTTCTACTACAACAATCAATTAGGTGCACTTTGTAATCAACCTGCCCAAATATCAAAACTTCTTGAAAACTCCCTCTCCAAAAATTTAGTCTCCTATTATCCATATGCAGGACACATGAAAGATAACGCGGAGATCGATTGTAATGACAAGGGTGTTGAGTTCTTGAATGTCCATATTGATGCACCAATGTCTCAAGTTCTCAATGACCAAGATTGTAATGTCAAAGATTTAATCTTCCCTCATGGTGTAGCTTGGGAGAACGATTCGGACTATGGTTTGGCTGTGATTCAATTAACACATTTCGATTGTGGAGGAATTGCAGTGAGTACATGTTTGTCACACAAGATTGGAGACGCGTGTAATGGTTTACAATTCTCAATCGATTGGGCTACATTAACGCGCGATCCAAATGCAAAAATAATTCCACCTTATTATATAAGTGACACTATTTTTCCATCACCACCAAGTGGTCCTCTGGATTCCCCTGTTGTTCCATCAATATTAGATGGATGTACACAAAAAAGGTATATTTTTTCCTCATCAAAAGTGAGTGAACTTAGGTCCTCTGTTGCTAGTGAATCACATGTGAAAAATCCTACACCTACTGAAGTCCTTAGTGCACTTCTTTTCAAATGTGTTGCTAAAGCAGTGACCGCGAACTCTGGCTCCTTTGTCCCTTCTAAATTGATCCAATATGCAGATTTACGCGGAATGATTTCACCAAAGTTACCACCTAACTCTATTGGCAATGTTCTGTCTCATTTTTCGACACATATTTCCAATGAGACAGACATGAACTTGCCACAAATAGTTAGTCTCATGAGGGAAGAAAAACAACTATTTAGGACTAGAGATAATATCAAAGAAAATGCATGGGCATtggagattcttgaattagctAAAGGATTGCCACCCAAGAAGAAGGAATTTGATGAGTATACTTGTAGTAGTGTATGTAAATTTCCATTCTATGACGTCGATTTTGGTTGGGGCAAGCCAATGGCTGCAACCATAGCTACTGGTCCATACAATAAATTGTTCAATTTGATGAACTATAAAGACGATGGCATCGAAGCATTCGTCATGTTGGATGAACAAGACATGTCTGTATTTGAGCGCGATGAAGAATTTCTTGAATTTGCTTCTCCATATGCAAATTAG